The nucleotide window ACCACAAGTTCGAGGAGCACTTCGGCGAGTGCAGCCCGTGCTTGGAGAAGTACGGACTCGAACAGGCCGTGAAGAAGCTGGTGAAGCGGTGCTGCGGACATGACGACGTCCCCGGCGACCTGCGGTCCAAGGTGCTCTCCCGGATCGAGCTGATCCGCTCCGGCCAGTACCCGTCGGCCCAGGCCCCAGGCGCCGCCGAATCCGCCCCGCCCCCCGCCGCCCCCCGCACCACCGAGGCCGAACCCAGCGCCGGCTGACACCGTTCCCCCCGCCGCAGGCGGCAACGGGCGCGGTCCGGCCGCCCGTCCCGCACGGGCGGCCGGACCGCGCCCGTTGCCTTCTCCCGGCCCCTCCGCGCACCGGCACAGCCGTCCCCGCGGCCACCCGGAAGGGGCCGAACCGCCCGGTAAGGAGCGGGCGCCCGCGTGGACGTGGTTGGATGCGCACACGGACGCACACCGCACCGCAAACGGTCGCGGGTACGCCGTGAAACGACCGGAACGTGCAGAAGAAGGGCAGCGGCAGGACTTGCCGGGCGTGGGGGCGGGCAGCGGATGGGTATGAGCCGTACCCGGGAGGGCGAGGAGGAGCGGTGAGCGTCGAAATCCAGGCGGAAATGGTCGCCGAAGTATGGGAGGTTGTCGCTCAGGAGGGCGACGCGGCCCGGCACGGCGACCCGGCGGTCGACGGCTGACCGGCACCCTCCGGCACCACCGCGCAACCAGCGACCAGGACACCAGCAGGCGGGAATCGTGAGGATCTTCGGCAGAGTGCGGCACCGGCCCTCCGCCACCTGGCGGCAGGCCACCGACCGTGCCTTCACGCTGATCGACGACGGGCGTTACGAGGACGCCGGCGCGCTGCTCACCCGAGCCGCCGACCTGGAGCCCTGGCTCCCCGAGTCCTGGTACAACCTGGCGCTGCTGCACAAGTTCCGGCACGACTGGGAGCAGGCCCGGGCGGCCGGACTGCGCGCGGTGGCCCTCCTCGACCGGGACACCGGCGCCCCCGACTGGTGGAACATCGGCATCGCCGCCACCGCCCTGCAGGACTGGCCGCTGGCCCGCCGCGCCTGGCAGGCGTACGGGCTGCGGATGCCCGCCGCGCAGGCCGCCGCCCCCTCCGACGCCCCGGTCAGCATGGCGCTGGGCAGCGCCGCGGTCCGGCTCTCCCCGGAGGGCGAGGCCGAGGTGGTCTGGGGCAAGCGGCTCGACCCGGCCCGGCTGGAGGTGCTCAGCATCCCGCTGCCGTCGTCCGGCCGCCGCTGGGGCGAGGTGGTGCTGCACGACGGCGTCCCGCACGGCGAGCGGGTGGCGGTGGACGGCGGCACCTTCCCGGTCTTCGACGAGATCGAGCTGTGGGCCCCCTCCCCGGTGCCGACCTGGCTGGTGCTGCTGGAGGCGGCCACCGAGGCCGACCGGGACGCCCTGGAGCGGCTGGCCGCCGACGCCGGGTACGCCGCCGAGGACTGGTCGTCCTCGGTCCGCCTGCTGTGCCGCTCCTGCTCGGAGAGCCGGATGCCCACCGACGACGGCTCCGACGCCTCCCGCGACCCGCACGACCAGGGCGAGCCGGGCCACCCCGGCCACCTCAGCCACCGCAGCCCCGGGGCGCTGTGGGTGCCCGAGCGCGAATGCGGCATCGCCGCCCCGGCCGGCCTGGTGCGCGGACTGCTCGACAGCTGGGTCGCCGACAGCCCGGACAGCCGTGACTGGCGCGATCTGGAAGAGGTCTGCTGACCGCTTCGGCCGTACTCTGTAAGGCGCAGACCGCGAAGATCAGGAAGGCGTACCCGGAGCAATGGCGCAGCAGCAGACCGACGACGAGCAGGTGTCGGAGTTCATCGACGACACGGTGGACGCGGAGGAGCGCGAGCGCGCCCACCGCGAGCGGGGCACGGTCCGGCCGATCACCGTGGTCGGCAACCCCGTGCTGCACAAGGAGTGCGCGGACGTCACCGCTTTCGACGACGACCTGGCCCGGCTGATCGACGACATGTTCGCCAGCCAGCGCGCCGCCGAGGGCGTCGGCCTGGCCGCCAACCAGATCGGCGTCGACCTGAAGGTCTTCGTCTACGACTGCCAGGACGACGAGGGCGTGCGCCACGTCGGCCACGTGGTCAACCCGGTGCTCGACGAGGTGCCCGCCGACCGCCGGGTGCTGGACGACTCCAACGAGGGCTGCCTGTCGGTCCCCGGCGCCTACATGGAGCTGGCCCGCCCCGACTACGCCGTGGTGCGCGGCAAGGACATGCACGGCAACCCGATCGCGGTGCGCGGCACCGGCTACTTCGCCCGCTGCCTCCAGCACGAGACCGACCACCTGTACGGCTACCTGTACATCGACCGGCTCTCCAAGCGCGACCGCAAGGACGTCCTCAAGCAGATGGCCGAGAAGACCCCGCGCTACGAGACCGTCCCCAACGACTGACGCGGCGGCGTACACAGCCGCCTCATAGCCCGCTGTGCCAGCGTGGCCTGCCATGACGACAGGCCGACGACGGCGCGGCGGGCTTTCCGCGCCGGTACGCACCACGCTCAGCAAGGTCCCGGAGGTCACCGGGGTGTTCTGGATCACCAAGGTGCTCACCACGGGCATGGGGGAGACCACCTCCGACTGGCTCGCGCACGTCCTCGACCCGGTGGTCGCGGTGGGCCTGGCCGGGGTGGCGCTCGCCGCCGTGCTCGCCCTCCAGTTCACCGTGACCGCCTACGTGCCGTGGATCTACTGGACGGCCGTCGTCATGGTCAGCGTCTTCGGCACCATGGCCGCCGACGTGGCCCACGTCGGCCTCGGCGTGCCGTACGAGGTCTCCGCGGCGGCCTTCCTGGTGGCGCTGGCGGTGATCTTCGGCCTCTGGTACGCCAGTGAGCGCACGCTCTCCGTCCACCGCATCCGCAGCCGGCGCCGGGAGGCGTTCTACTGGGCGACCGTGCTGGTCACCTTCGCGCTGGGCACCGCGGTGGGCGACCTGACCGCGGCCACGCTGGGGCTGGGCTACCTCTCCTCCGGGCTGCTGTTCGCCGTGCTGATCGCGGTGCCGGCGCTGGCCCACCGCGGCCTGGGGCTGGGCGCGGTGCCGGCGTTCTGGGCCGCCTACGTGGTCACCCGGCCGCTGGGCGCCTCGTTCGCCGACTGGATGGCGGCGCCGGGCGCCCACGGCGGGCTCGGCTGGGACTATGGCCCGGTGAGCGCGGTGCTCACCGTGGTGATCGTGGCCCTGGTCCTGTCCCTCCAGGCGGCTCAGAAGTCGTCGTCGAAGGAGACCGTGCCCTCCACCGCCACCTGGTAGGCCGAGGCGCGGCGCTCGAAGAAGTTGGTCAGCTCCTGGACGTTCTGCAACTCCATGAAGGAGAACGGGTTCTGCGAGCCGTAGCGGACCGGCAGCCCGAGCCGGACCAGCCGCTGGTCCGCCACGCACTCCAGATAGGCGCGCATCGACTCGGTGTTCATCCCCGGCAGCCCGTCACCGCACAGGTCGCGGGCGAACTGCAACTCCGCCTCGACCGCCTCCTCCAGCATCGCGGTGACCTGCTTGCCCATCTCCTCGTCGAACAGGTCGGGTTCCTCCGCCCGGACGGTGTCGACCACCTGGAAGGCGAAGTCCATGTGCATCGACTCGTCGCGGAAGACCCAGTTGGTGCCGGTGGCCAGGCCGTGCAGCAGGCCCCGGGAGCGGAACCAGTAGACGTAGGCGAAGGCGCCGTAGAAGAAGAGCCCCTCGATGCAGGCGGCGAAGCAGATCAGGTTGAGCAGGAAGCGGCGCCGCTCGGCCTTGGTGCGCAGCCGGTCGATCTCCTCCACCGAGTCCATCCAGCGGAAGCAGAACTGCGCCTTCTCGCGGATCGACGGGATGTTCTCCACCGCCGCGAAGGCCGCCGCCCGGTCGTCCGGATCGGGCAGGTAGGTGTCGAGCAACGTCAGGTAGAACTGGACGTGCACGGCCTCCTCGAACAGCTGGCGCGACAGGTACAGCCGGGCCTCGGGCGAGTTGATGTGCTTGTACAGCGTGAGCACCAGGTTGTTGGCGACGATCGAGTCACCGGTGGCGAAGAAGGCCACCAGGCGGCCGATCAGATGCTGCTCGCCCGGGGAGAGCTTGGCCAGGTCGGCCACGTCGGAGTGGAGGTCGACCTCCTCCACGGTCCAGTTGTTCTTGATGGCGTTGCGGTACCGCTCGTAGAAGTCCGGGTACCGCATCGGCCGCAGCGTCAGCTCGAAACCGGGGTCGAGCAGGTTCTTGGGACGGTTGTCGGACGGGTTCACTGACATGCCTCGCAGGACTCGGGGTTCTCCAGGGAGCAGGCGATCGCCTCGGCGTCGGGCGCCTGCTGGGGGACGGCGGCGGTGGCGGTGGCCGCGCCCGCCGCCCGGGCGATCCGGGTGGCCGGCCGGGACCGCAGGTAGTAGGTGGTCTTCAGCCCCTTCTTCCACGCGTAGGCGTACATCGAGCTGAGCTTGCCGATGGTCGGCGCGGCCATGAAGAGGTTGAGCGACTGGCTCTGGTCCAGGTACGGGGTGCGGTCGGCGGCCATGTCGATCAGCGCCCGCTGCGGCAGCTCCCACGCCGTGCGGTACAACGCCCGTACGCCGGCCGGGATCCAGCCGAGGTCCTGCACCGAGCCGTTGGCCTCGCGCAGCGCCTCCCGGGTGCGGGCGTCCCACACCCCCAGCTTCTTCAGATCGGCCACCAGGTACGTGTTGACCTGGAGGAACTCACCGCTGAGCGTCTCGCGCTTGAACAGGTTGGACACCTGCGGCTCGATGCACTCGTAGACCCCGGCGATGGAGGCGATGGTGGCGGTCGGCGCGATCGCCAGCAGCAGCGAGTTGCGCAGCCCGGTACGGGAGATCCGCTCGCGCAGCGCCGTCCACCGGTCCGGCCAGGCCGGCTCGGTGGGGAAGTGGTCGGGGTGGAGCACCCCGCGGGCCGCCCGGGTCCGCTCCCACGCCGGGTGGGGCCCGTGGCGTTCGGCCAGCGCGCAGGACTGCTCGTAGGCGGCGAGCATGACGCGTTCGGCGATCCGGGTGGACAGCGCCCGCGCCTCGGGCGAGTCGAACGGCAGCCGCAGCCGGAAGAAGACGTCCTGGAGCCCCATCACCCCCAGACCCACCGGCCGCCAGCGGGAGTTGGAGGCGGCGGCCTGCTCGGTCGGGTAGTAGTTGATGTCCACCACCCGGTCCAGGAAGGTCACCGCGGTGCGCACGGTGGCGTCCAGCTTCTCCCAGTCGACCGAGGCGTCCGCGGTCAGATGGGCGGCGAGGTTGACCGAACCGAGGTTGCACACCGCGGTCTCGCCGTCGTCGGTCACCTCCAGGATCTCGGTGCACAGGTTGGAGGAGTGCACCACGCTGCCGGGTTCGGCGGTCTGGTTGGCGGTGCGGTTGGCGGCGTCCTTGAAGGTCATCCAGCCGTTGCCGGTCTGCGCCAGGGTGCGCATCATCCGCGCGTACAGCTGCCGGGCCGGGACGCGCTTGATCTGGCGGCCGGCGGCTTCGGCGGCCCGGTAGGCGGCGTCGAACTCCTCGCCCCACAGGTCGACCAGCTCGGGCACGTCGGCGGGGGAGAACAGCGACCACTCGGCGTCCGCCTCGACCCGGCGCATGAACTCGTCGGGGATCCAGTGCGCCAGGTTGAGGTTGTGGGTGCGCCGGGCGTCCTCGCCGGTGTTGTCCCGCAGCTCCAGGAACTCCTCGACGTCGGCGTGCCAGGTCTCCAGGTAGACGCAGGCCGCGCCCTTGCGCCGGCCGCCCTGGTTGACCGCGGCCACCGAGGCGTCCAGGGTGCGCAGGAACGGCACGATGCCGTTGGAGCGGCCGTTGGTGCCGCGGATCAGCGAACCGCGGGAGCGGATCCGGCTGAACGGCAGCCCGATGCCGCCGGCGTGCTTGGAGAGCCGGGCGACCTGGTGGTAGCGCTGGTAGATCGAGTCCAGCTCGTCCAGCGGCGAGTCCAGCAGGTAGCAGGAGGACATCTGCGGGTGCCGGGTACCGGAGTTGAAGAGCGTCGGCGAGCTGGGCAGGTAGTCCAGCCGCGACATCAGCCGGTAGAGCGAGGCCACCTCCTCCACCGCCGCGGCCGAGTCGTCGGCGGCCAGCCCGCAGGCCACCCGGAGCAGGAAGTGCTGCGGGGTCTCCACCACCTGCCGGGTCACCGGGTGGCGCAGCAGGTAGCGGCTGTAGAGGGTGCGCAGCCCGAAGTAGCCGAAGCGGTCGTCGCCGGCCGGGTCGATCAGCGCGTCCAGCCGGCCGGCGTGGGCGGCGGTGAACGCGGCGGTGGCGTCCGCGATCAGCCCCTCGCGGTGGCCGGTGGCGATCGAGGAGGAGAACGAGGTCACCTGCTGGCCGGCCGCCTCCTCGGTGATGGCGCGGGCCAGCAACCGGGCGGCGAGGAAGCTGTACTGCGGGTCCTCGGAGATCAGCCCGGCCGCCGCCTCGGTGGCCAGGTCGCGCAGTTCGGCCGCGTCGGAGCCGGCGTGCCGGCCGCGCAGCGCCGCCGCCGCGACCCGGCCGGGGTCGGTGTCGGGCAGGTCGGCGGTGAGCTCCATGAGGGTGCGCAGCAGCGCGGTGCCCGGCTCGTCCGGCGGAACGGCGGTTGCTGACGCGGGGTCTGCGGGAGCGATGGTCACGGCGGTCTCCTCGTACGCGGCGGCCCCGTTGCGAGCGGGACCACGGCCGCGTACGGCATGCCGCAGACAGGGCAGGGCAGGCCGCGTCACGTCCGCAGACCCAACCCGCGAGGCCCGGACATCTGTTGCCCCTTCGGAGCAGCCCGAAGTGGCGCTGCCGGCAGGTACTCGGACTTCTCCGGCGCGTCGGGCACGCCGGGACACCGTTGCGGGGCAGTCCCGGAATCTCACCGGGTTCCCCTGCGACAGCAGCGGTGATGAGCATACATCTAGTGCCGGGTCCGTTTGCGCGGCCCTAGATGTAGTGTCCGGGGCGTGCTGGGGTACTCGTCCCCGAACGCCGACGGGCCGCCGTACCCCGGTGCGTCGGGGTACGGCGGCCCGTGCGGGGCCGGCCGCGGCCGTGGGGTCAGTGGCCGGCCGGGGCCAGCGGACGCTCCTGCTGGACGCCGGGGTCGCCGATGTCGGCGGTGTAGTCGTCCCGGGTGGTCTCGTCGGCGCCGTCCGGTGCCCCGACCGCCCGCAGCACCACGGTGAGGACCACCGCGACCACCACGTTGAGCACGAACGCCGTCATGCCGATGTAGCCGATCTGCCCGATGCCCGGGATCAGCTTGGAGCTGCCGCCGAAGTGCTTCTGCGTCGGGCTCGCCACCGACCAGGCCGCCCAGGTGCCGTAGACCATGCCGACCGCCCAGCCGGCCAGCAGCGCCCAGCGGTGGAACCAGCGGGTGTACAACCCGGCCACCAGCGACGGGAAGGTCTGCAGGATCCAGATGCCGCCCAGCAGCTGGAAGTTGATGGCCACCGTCTTGTCCATGGTGAGCACGAAGATCAGCGCGCCGACCTTGACCACCAGCGAGACCAGCTTGGAGACCTTGGTCTCCTGGGCGGCCGTGGCGTCCGGCTTGATCAGGTCCTTGTAGACGTTGCGGGTGAACAGGTTGGCCGCGGCGATGGACATGATGGCCGCCGGCACCAGCGCGCCGATCCCGATCGCGGCGAAGGCCACCCCGGCGAACCAGGACGGGAACATGTCCAGGAAGAGCTGGGGGATGGCGAGCTGGCCGTTGTAGCCCTTGACGCCCTTGCCCACGCCGGCCGCGATCGCCATGAAGCCCAGCATCGCCAGCAGCCCCAGCATCAGCGAGTACAGCGGCAGGATCGTGGTGTTGCGGCGCACCACGTTGCGGCTGCGGCTGGAGAGGGTGGCGGTGATCGAGTGCGGGTACATGAACAGCGCCAGCGCCGAGCCGAGCGCCAGCGTGCCGTACGCCCACTGCGCCTTGGGCCCGCTGGCCAGCTCCCCGCGGGGTTTGCCGGTGGCCGGGTTGACCTTGGCGAGCGTCTCGCCGGCGGTGTGGAAGATGTGCGAGAAGCCGCCGAGCCGGATCGGGATGTAGATGATCGCCACCGCGATGACGATGTAGATCAACGCGTCCTTGACGAAGGCGATCAGCGCCGGCGCGCGCAGCCCGGAGGAGTAGGTGTAGGCGGCCAGCACCGCGAAGGCGATCAGCAGCGGCAGGTCCTTGACGAACCAGTTGGACGAGGCGCCGCCGCCCACCCCCATCACGTCCAGCACCGCCTGGATGCCCACCAGTTGGAGCGCGATGTACGGCATCGTGGCCAGCAGCCCGGTGACCGCCACCGCCAGCGACAGACCCTTGGAGCCGTACCGGCCGCGCACGAAGTCCGACGGGGTGACGTAGCCGTGCCGGTGCGAGACCGACCACAGCCGCGGCAGGAAGCAGAAGATCAGCGGGTAGACCAGGATGGTGTACGGCACCGCGAAGAACCCCGAGGCGCCGGCCGCGTAGACCGCCGCCGGCACCGCCACGAAGGTGTACGCAGTTTACAGGTCGCCGCCGAGCAGGAACCAGGTGATCCAGGTGCCGAAGCTGCGTCCGCCCAGCCCCCATTCGTCCAGGCTGTGCGCGTCGGCGGCGCGCCGCCAGCGGGCGGCGAGGAAGCCCAGGACGGTGACGAGCAGGAAGAAGAAGACGAAGACGCCCAGCGCGACGCCGTTGACCCCGTGCTTCACCGGCCGTCCCCCTTGCGCGCCCGCTCCTCGCGCCGCACCAGCAGGTAGGCGGTCGAGGTCAGCCCGGCGGAGACGATCACCCAGGCCATCTGGTACCAGTAGAAGAACGGGATGCCCAGCAGCGCCGGCGTCACCCGGGCGTAGGAGCCCACCCACAGCATCGCCACGAACGGCAGGACCAGGCAGACGCCGGCCACCACCCGGGACGGGGTGATGACCGGCCTCGTCGTCGGCGGCGGTTTCGTCATGGCGGCTCCCCGTGGCTCGGCCGGACCGTGCGGACGTCGGCGGAAGACTTCGGCAAGTGGTTTTCGCCACGCGGAAGACCACGTGACGCGCTCGAAATCTAGGCCAGTGTCCAGGTCACCGTCACCACCTGTCCGCATATCGGTACGGAAACGATCCGGCCAACGGTGGCCCTGGGGAGGGACGTTGGGAACGTCAGTCCGGACGGCGCAGCCGGGCGACGAACTTGTAGCGGTCGCCGCGGTAGACCGAGCGCACCCATTCCACCGGTTCGCCCGTGGTGTCCAGGGAGTGCCGGGAGAGCAGCAGCATCGGCAGGCCGACGTCGGTGCCGAGCAGCCCGGCCTCGCGCGGGGTGGCCAGCGAGGTCTCGATGGTCTCCTCGGCCTCGGCCGGCCGGACCCCGTAGACCTCGGCGAGCGCCGCGTACAGCGAGGTGTGCTTGGCCAGGTTGCGGCGCAGCGCCGGGAAGCGCTTGGCGGACAGGTGGGTGGTCTCGATGGCCATCGGCTCGCCGTTGGCCAGCCGCAGCCGTTCGATCCGCAGCACCCGGCCGCCGGCCTTGATGTCCAGCAGCCCGGCGAGCCGGTCGTCGGCGGTGACGTACCCGATGTCCAGCAGTTGGGAGGTGGGCTCCAGGCCCTGCGCCCGCATGTCCTCGGTGTAGGAGGTCAGTTGGAGCACCTGGGCGACCTTGGGCTTGGCGACGAAGGTGCCCTTGCCCTGGATGCGTTCCAGCCGGCCCTCGACCACCAGCTCCTGGAGGGCCTGGCGGACCGTGGTGCGCGAGGTGTCGAACTCGGCGGCCAGCGTGCGCTCGGGCGGTACGGGGGTGCCGGGCGGCATGGTCTGGGTGATGTCGAGCAGATGCTTTTTCAGGCGGTAGTACTTCGGCACCCGCGCGGTGCGGGTACCGTTCCCGCCCGTGGTGGTCTCGCCCGTCTCCGTCGCCGGTGCCCCGGCGCCCCCGTCGCTGTCCATCGCCCGCTCTCCCGACTCGCCTTCCGCCTGCTCCGTCCGTTCTGACGTCACCGGCTCCTCCGTCCTGGGCCCTGCCGGCCCGCTCGGGCCCGGAGGGCGGCTGTAATGGTGGCATGGGCCGACCCGCGCACCTAGCCGTGGGCGGCTTTCCCGGGCCAGGTGTCGGTCCGATAACGGACTTCCCTGTCGCTCTTATACACCCTTGACACCCCTAAAGGTCTAGGCCAAGCTCCGGGTTACTGGTCTAAACCATTAAAGACCACATCCCAGACCCACGGGCAGGACGCGTACCCGTACGAGTTGCGGTGGCGGTATTCGGGCGGTGGGGGGAGTTTCCGGTGCATCCTGAGGAGGGTGACGTGAAGCGCAAGCTCCTCGCGGCGGTAGCCGTCGCGGCGATGGCAGTATCGGTGGCCGCCTGTGGCTCCAGCGACGGCAAGGACAAGGCATCCGGTTCCGGCGGCGGCAAGAAGCTGACCGTATGGGTGATGAGCGGCTCCAACCCGCCCGGCTGGACCAAGGACATCACCGCCGCTTTCGAAAAGCAGAACCCCGGCGTCACGGTGGACGTCAAGGTCCAGGTCTGGGACGGCATCCAGCAGAAGCTGACCACCGCGCTGTCGGAGTCCAACCCGCCGGACGTGGTGGAGATCGGCAACACCCAGACCCCGTACTACGCGGCCACCGGCGGTCTGATGGACCTCAGCGGTGAC belongs to Streptantibioticus cattleyicolor NRRL 8057 = DSM 46488 and includes:
- the rsrA gene encoding mycothiol system anti-sigma-R factor, with protein sequence MSCGNPHETDCSEVLGHLYEYLDHEMSEGEYHKFEEHFGECSPCLEKYGLEQAVKKLVKRCCGHDDVPGDLRSKVLSRIELIRSGQYPSAQAPGAAESAPPPAAPRTTEAEPSAG
- the def gene encoding peptide deformylase, producing MAQQQTDDEQVSEFIDDTVDAEERERAHRERGTVRPITVVGNPVLHKECADVTAFDDDLARLIDDMFASQRAAEGVGLAANQIGVDLKVFVYDCQDDEGVRHVGHVVNPVLDEVPADRRVLDDSNEGCLSVPGAYMELARPDYAVVRGKDMHGNPIAVRGTGYFARCLQHETDHLYGYLYIDRLSKRDRKDVLKQMAEKTPRYETVPND
- a CDS encoding tetratricopeptide repeat protein codes for the protein MRIFGRVRHRPSATWRQATDRAFTLIDDGRYEDAGALLTRAADLEPWLPESWYNLALLHKFRHDWEQARAAGLRAVALLDRDTGAPDWWNIGIAATALQDWPLARRAWQAYGLRMPAAQAAAPSDAPVSMALGSAAVRLSPEGEAEVVWGKRLDPARLEVLSIPLPSSGRRWGEVVLHDGVPHGERVAVDGGTFPVFDEIELWAPSPVPTWLVLLEAATEADRDALERLAADAGYAAEDWSSSVRLLCRSCSESRMPTDDGSDASRDPHDQGEPGHPGHLSHRSPGALWVPERECGIAAPAGLVRGLLDSWVADSPDSRDWRDLEEVC
- a CDS encoding COG4705 family protein, whose translation is MTTGRRRRGGLSAPVRTTLSKVPEVTGVFWITKVLTTGMGETTSDWLAHVLDPVVAVGLAGVALAAVLALQFTVTAYVPWIYWTAVVMVSVFGTMAADVAHVGLGVPYEVSAAAFLVALAVIFGLWYASERTLSVHRIRSRRREAFYWATVLVTFALGTAVGDLTAATLGLGYLSSGLLFAVLIAVPALAHRGLGLGAVPAFWAAYVVTRPLGASFADWMAAPGAHGGLGWDYGPVSAVLTVVIVALVLSLQAAQKSSSKETVPSTATW
- a CDS encoding ribonucleoside-diphosphate reductase subunit alpha, translating into MTIAPADPASATAVPPDEPGTALLRTLMELTADLPDTDPGRVAAAALRGRHAGSDAAELRDLATEAAAGLISEDPQYSFLAARLLARAITEEAAGQQVTSFSSSIATGHREGLIADATAAFTAAHAGRLDALIDPAGDDRFGYFGLRTLYSRYLLRHPVTRQVVETPQHFLLRVACGLAADDSAAAVEEVASLYRLMSRLDYLPSSPTLFNSGTRHPQMSSCYLLDSPLDELDSIYQRYHQVARLSKHAGGIGLPFSRIRSRGSLIRGTNGRSNGIVPFLRTLDASVAAVNQGGRRKGAACVYLETWHADVEEFLELRDNTGEDARRTHNLNLAHWIPDEFMRRVEADAEWSLFSPADVPELVDLWGEEFDAAYRAAEAAGRQIKRVPARQLYARMMRTLAQTGNGWMTFKDAANRTANQTAEPGSVVHSSNLCTEILEVTDDGETAVCNLGSVNLAAHLTADASVDWEKLDATVRTAVTFLDRVVDINYYPTEQAAASNSRWRPVGLGVMGLQDVFFRLRLPFDSPEARALSTRIAERVMLAAYEQSCALAERHGPHPAWERTRAARGVLHPDHFPTEPAWPDRWTALRERISRTGLRNSLLLAIAPTATIASIAGVYECIEPQVSNLFKRETLSGEFLQVNTYLVADLKKLGVWDARTREALREANGSVQDLGWIPAGVRALYRTAWELPQRALIDMAADRTPYLDQSQSLNLFMAAPTIGKLSSMYAYAWKKGLKTTYYLRSRPATRIARAAGAATATAAVPQQAPDAEAIACSLENPESCEACQ
- a CDS encoding ribonucleotide-diphosphate reductase subunit beta, whose protein sequence is MSVNPSDNRPKNLLDPGFELTLRPMRYPDFYERYRNAIKNNWTVEEVDLHSDVADLAKLSPGEQHLIGRLVAFFATGDSIVANNLVLTLYKHINSPEARLYLSRQLFEEAVHVQFYLTLLDTYLPDPDDRAAAFAAVENIPSIREKAQFCFRWMDSVEEIDRLRTKAERRRFLLNLICFAACIEGLFFYGAFAYVYWFRSRGLLHGLATGTNWVFRDESMHMDFAFQVVDTVRAEEPDLFDEEMGKQVTAMLEEAVEAELQFARDLCGDGLPGMNTESMRAYLECVADQRLVRLGLPVRYGSQNPFSFMELQNVQELTNFFERRASAYQVAVEGTVSFDDDF
- a CDS encoding DUF3311 domain-containing protein produces the protein MTKPPPTTRPVITPSRVVAGVCLVLPFVAMLWVGSYARVTPALLGIPFFYWYQMAWVIVSAGLTSTAYLLVRREERARKGDGR
- a CDS encoding GntR family transcriptional regulator, whose amino-acid sequence is MDSDGGAGAPATETGETTTGGNGTRTARVPKYYRLKKHLLDITQTMPPGTPVPPERTLAAEFDTSRTTVRQALQELVVEGRLERIQGKGTFVAKPKVAQVLQLTSYTEDMRAQGLEPTSQLLDIGYVTADDRLAGLLDIKAGGRVLRIERLRLANGEPMAIETTHLSAKRFPALRRNLAKHTSLYAALAEVYGVRPAEAEETIETSLATPREAGLLGTDVGLPMLLLSRHSLDTTGEPVEWVRSVYRGDRYKFVARLRRPD